In the genome of Dioscorea cayenensis subsp. rotundata cultivar TDr96_F1 chromosome 1, TDr96_F1_v2_PseudoChromosome.rev07_lg8_w22 25.fasta, whole genome shotgun sequence, one region contains:
- the LOC120260873 gene encoding protein cornichon homolog 4-like: MLFVIILWLFVFLLIMALFLLTVYQLMCCADLEMDYTNTYDFASEINSMVLPEFALQGILISCFLFSQNWVLFLLCVPLLYYHFRRYMHRQHIVYATEVFYQLGREKKVRLVKLGYYMFLFFLSSFLMVVKMMNENY, from the exons ATGCTTTTTGTGATAATCTTATGGCTCTTCGTCTTCTTGCTAATTATGGCTCTCTTCCTGCTCACTGTGTACCAG CTCATGTGTTGTGCAGACCTTGAAATGGATTATACGAACACATACGACTTCGCATCAGAGATTAATAGCATGGTTTTACCTGAGTTTGCCTTGCAAGGAATTTTAATCTCATGCTTCCTCTTCTCTCAGAATTGGGTCTTGTTTCTCTTGTGTGTTCCTCTCCTCTACTATCATTTTCGCCG ATACATGCATCGGCAACATATTGTTTATGCAACTGAAGTTTTTTACCAGCTCGGCCGGGAAAAAAAAGTGCGGCTTGTGAAGCTTGGCTATTATATGttcctcttttttttatcatcctTCTT GATGGTTGTGAAAATGATGAACGAAAATTATTAG